A stretch of Microbacterium sp. 4R-513 DNA encodes these proteins:
- a CDS encoding DUF3097 family protein, giving the protein MDDRYGTDVLAAGWKKQFQRELPRVPAESDLVVEVADDGFCGAVTGVRSGTVELEDRHGRRRLFPLGAGFLVDGEDVVLVPPAPTVPKAPARTASGSFAAPDARARVARASRIFVEGRHDAELVEKVWGDDLRVEGVVVEYLQGVDLLEAALEAEPPTAERRYGVLVDHLVPGSKESRIAEAILRGPHGAHLKIVGHPYIDVWQCVTPRALGIAAWPEVPRGIEFKVGVCRALGWHARDQADIARAWQRILGAVKTYRDLEPSFLGRVEELIDYVTA; this is encoded by the coding sequence ATGGACGATCGATACGGCACGGACGTGCTGGCGGCCGGGTGGAAGAAGCAGTTCCAGCGCGAGCTGCCGCGTGTGCCCGCGGAGAGCGACCTGGTGGTCGAGGTCGCCGACGACGGGTTCTGCGGCGCGGTGACCGGCGTGCGCTCGGGCACAGTCGAGCTCGAGGACCGCCACGGTCGCCGTCGCCTGTTCCCGCTCGGCGCCGGGTTCCTCGTCGACGGCGAGGACGTCGTCCTCGTGCCGCCTGCCCCGACCGTGCCGAAAGCACCCGCCCGCACGGCGTCGGGGTCGTTCGCCGCTCCCGATGCCCGCGCCCGCGTCGCGCGGGCGAGCCGCATCTTCGTCGAAGGCCGTCACGATGCCGAGCTCGTCGAGAAGGTCTGGGGCGACGACCTGCGGGTCGAAGGCGTGGTCGTCGAGTACCTGCAGGGCGTCGATCTGCTCGAGGCGGCGCTGGAGGCGGAGCCGCCCACGGCCGAGCGCCGCTACGGCGTGCTGGTCGACCACCTCGTGCCCGGCTCCAAGGAGTCGCGCATCGCGGAGGCGATCCTCCGCGGCCCCCACGGCGCCCATCTCAAGATCGTCGGCCACCCCTATATCGACGTGTGGCAGTGCGTGACGCCGCGTGCTCTCGGGATCGCCGCCTGGCCCGAGGTTCCCCGGGGCATCGAGTTCAAAGTGGGCGTGTGCCGCGCCCTCGGCTGGCACGCGCGCGACCAGGCCGACATCGCGCGCGCGTGGCAGCGGATCCTGGGCGCCGTGAAGACTTACCGCGACCTCGAGCCGTCGTTCCTCGGCCGCGTCGAGGAGCTCATCGACTACGTGACGGCGTAG
- a CDS encoding TPM domain-containing protein, which produces MPARRILALTAALSLLLIGGADAASATDPVTLGSTYVVDQTDTLSSSEEQSAEARLQQLSDQTDVDLWVVFVDEFTNPSDAGSWANDTATANGLGPNQYLLAIAVDGRQYYLSGDSSGPVSEDELASIEQQQIQPELKAGDWAGAVDAAADGLTSAAGGGSSGASGGGGLLPGLLVFVLIAAIVGVIIWLLVRRRRRRAQVPGGAPGQPTVPQVSTEELARQASAALVETDDAVKTSEQELGFAKAQFGDAATTEFAQALETAKGNLTKAFTLQQQLDDAVPDTEEQVRAWNTQILSLLEDANRGLDEKAEAFDELRKLEQNAPEALARVQEQRSEAANGVDAAAQRLATLGQSYAPEALSTVADNPDQARDRIAFADEQLTAAQTAIGAGDGGQAAVSIRAAEEAVGQAKLLEDAIDKLGRDLVEGEQRAQALVAELEQDIAAASALPDPDGHVAATVTATRQQLDAARALLGSSQRRPLAALQALEGANRQIDAVIAGVRDAAAQAQRTQQMLGQTILQARAQVSAAEDYITARRGAVGAEARTRLAEAGASLVQAEQLQAADPQRALQYAQRADQLAGQAIEYAQNDVGSFGGGGGMFAPSGGMGGMGGSGGGGGMLGAVLGGIVLNSMLGGGGGRSGGMGGGSIFGGGGGFPSGGGFNPGSFGGGGTRARRGGGRF; this is translated from the coding sequence ATGCCCGCGCGACGCATACTCGCGCTCACGGCAGCTCTCTCGCTGCTGCTCATCGGCGGCGCGGATGCTGCCTCCGCCACCGATCCCGTCACGCTCGGCTCGACCTATGTCGTGGATCAGACCGACACCCTGTCGAGCTCCGAAGAGCAGTCCGCCGAGGCGCGTCTGCAGCAGCTGTCGGACCAGACCGACGTCGACCTCTGGGTCGTGTTCGTCGACGAATTCACGAACCCCTCGGATGCCGGGAGCTGGGCGAACGACACGGCCACCGCGAACGGGCTCGGCCCCAATCAGTACCTCCTCGCCATCGCGGTGGACGGACGCCAGTACTACCTGTCGGGCGACTCGTCCGGACCGGTCAGCGAGGACGAGCTGGCATCGATCGAGCAGCAGCAGATCCAGCCCGAGCTCAAAGCCGGCGATTGGGCCGGAGCTGTCGACGCGGCCGCCGACGGACTGACGTCGGCCGCGGGCGGCGGCAGCAGCGGCGCGAGCGGCGGCGGCGGTCTGCTTCCGGGTCTCCTGGTCTTCGTCCTCATCGCGGCCATCGTCGGCGTGATCATCTGGCTCCTCGTCCGCCGCCGGCGGCGCCGGGCGCAGGTGCCCGGCGGCGCTCCGGGGCAGCCGACCGTTCCGCAGGTGAGCACCGAGGAGCTCGCGCGGCAGGCCTCGGCGGCACTCGTCGAGACCGACGACGCCGTCAAGACGAGCGAGCAGGAGCTCGGATTCGCCAAGGCGCAGTTCGGGGATGCCGCGACCACCGAGTTCGCGCAGGCCCTCGAGACGGCGAAGGGCAACCTCACGAAGGCGTTCACGCTGCAGCAGCAGCTCGACGACGCGGTCCCCGACACCGAGGAGCAGGTGCGGGCGTGGAACACGCAGATCCTCAGCCTGCTCGAGGACGCCAACCGGGGTCTCGACGAGAAGGCCGAGGCATTCGACGAGCTGCGCAAGCTGGAGCAGAACGCGCCCGAGGCCCTCGCCCGCGTGCAGGAGCAGCGTTCCGAGGCCGCGAACGGCGTGGATGCGGCGGCGCAGCGCCTCGCGACGCTCGGCCAGTCCTACGCTCCCGAGGCGCTCTCGACCGTCGCAGACAACCCCGACCAGGCGCGGGACCGGATCGCCTTCGCCGACGAGCAGCTCACCGCCGCGCAGACGGCGATCGGGGCCGGGGACGGCGGCCAGGCGGCCGTCAGCATCCGCGCGGCCGAGGAGGCGGTCGGCCAGGCGAAGCTGCTGGAGGACGCGATCGACAAGCTCGGCCGCGACCTCGTCGAGGGCGAGCAGCGCGCTCAGGCGCTCGTCGCCGAGCTGGAGCAGGACATCGCCGCGGCATCCGCTCTTCCCGATCCCGACGGCCACGTCGCCGCGACGGTGACCGCGACGCGCCAGCAGCTCGACGCCGCCCGCGCCCTTCTCGGGTCCTCGCAACGACGTCCGCTGGCCGCGCTGCAGGCGCTCGAAGGCGCGAACCGCCAGATCGACGCCGTCATCGCGGGAGTCCGGGATGCCGCGGCCCAGGCCCAGCGCACGCAGCAGATGCTCGGCCAGACGATTCTGCAGGCGCGCGCGCAGGTCTCCGCCGCCGAGGACTACATCACCGCACGCCGCGGAGCCGTCGGAGCCGAGGCCCGCACGCGCCTCGCCGAGGCCGGAGCATCGCTCGTTCAGGCCGAGCAGCTGCAGGCCGCCGACCCGCAGCGCGCTCTGCAGTACGCGCAGCGCGCGGATCAGCTCGCCGGGCAGGCGATCGAGTACGCGCAGAACGACGTCGGCTCCTTCGGCGGCGGAGGCGGCATGTTCGCCCCGTCGGGGGGCATGGGCGGCATGGGCGGCTCCGGCGGCGGCGGCGGAATGCTCGGCGCCGTCCTCGGCGGCATCGTCCTCAACTCCATGCTGGGCGGTGGCGGAGGCCGCTCCGGGGGCATGGGCGGCGGCAGCATCTTCGGCGGCGGAGGCGGGTTCCCGTCCGGGGGCGGCTTCAACCCCGGAAGCTTCGGTGGCGGGGGCACGCGCGCCCGTCGCGGAGGAGGACGATTCTGA
- a CDS encoding PspA/IM30 family protein, with amino-acid sequence MAKQSIFGRISTLVRANVNALIDSAEDPQKMLDQLVRDYTNSIADAESAIAETIGNLRLLERDHQEDVQAAAEWGSKALAASRKADQLRGQGNTADADKFDNLAKIALQRQISEENQAKAVEPTIASQTEVVDKLKDGLNGMKQKLEQLKSKRSELLARAKTAEAQIKVHDAVKSIDVLDPTSELGRFEDKIRRQEALAQGKQELAASSIDAQFNQLEDVGELTEVEARLAALKGGQQPAQAAIDAPSAPYTP; translated from the coding sequence ATGGCAAAGCAGTCCATCTTCGGTCGCATCTCCACGCTCGTCCGAGCGAACGTCAATGCGCTCATCGACTCCGCCGAGGATCCGCAGAAGATGCTCGACCAGCTGGTGCGCGACTACACCAACAGCATCGCCGACGCGGAGTCCGCGATCGCCGAGACGATCGGCAACCTGAGGCTCCTCGAGCGGGATCACCAGGAAGACGTCCAGGCGGCAGCGGAGTGGGGCAGCAAGGCCCTCGCAGCGTCGCGCAAGGCCGATCAGCTGCGGGGCCAGGGCAACACCGCCGACGCCGACAAGTTCGACAATCTCGCCAAGATCGCGCTGCAGCGCCAGATCAGCGAGGAGAACCAGGCGAAGGCCGTCGAGCCGACGATCGCGTCGCAGACCGAGGTGGTCGACAAGCTCAAGGACGGCCTGAACGGCATGAAGCAGAAGCTGGAGCAGCTGAAGTCGAAGCGCTCCGAGCTCCTCGCCCGCGCCAAGACCGCCGAGGCGCAGATCAAGGTGCACGACGCCGTCAAGTCGATCGACGTGCTCGACCCCACGAGCGAGCTCGGGCGCTTCGAAGACAAGATCCGGCGCCAGGAGGCTCTCGCACAGGGGAAGCAGGAGCTCGCGGCATCCAGCATCGACGCCCAGTTCAACCAGCTCGAGGACGTCGGCGAGCTGACCGAGGTCGAGGCTCGCCTCGCGGCCCTCAAGGGCGGCCAGCAGCCCGCACAGGCGGCCATCGACGCGCCGAGCGCGCCGTATACGCCGTAA
- a CDS encoding arginase family protein, with protein sequence MARFVIVPQWQGSSSARAMQLIDGAQAIAGDLPRAACTLIDVPLEAGEALETGIHRYSSLIRTHDALVAELSGAAAPVIVVGGDCGVSVGAIGIAAEREERLAVVWFDAHPDLHTSSSSHSGAFGGMALSAVLGEGPDALSLAPGLVPAERVILAAARDYDAEEETRADEVGIAILDAPELESTEALVAALQATQATAVYIHVDLDVLDPSSLTGVTAPVPFGLTVAQLVAAIGAVRGVAPLAGATIAGFAPSSPAAAGDDLGAILRVVGALA encoded by the coding sequence ATGGCGCGCTTCGTGATCGTCCCTCAGTGGCAGGGCTCCTCGTCGGCACGAGCGATGCAGCTCATCGACGGCGCCCAGGCGATCGCCGGTGATCTCCCCCGCGCCGCGTGCACGCTCATCGACGTCCCGCTCGAGGCGGGCGAGGCGCTCGAGACCGGCATCCACCGTTACAGCTCGCTGATCCGCACCCACGACGCGCTCGTCGCCGAGCTCTCGGGCGCGGCTGCACCCGTCATCGTCGTGGGCGGTGACTGCGGAGTGAGCGTGGGCGCCATCGGGATCGCCGCCGAACGTGAGGAGCGCCTCGCGGTCGTGTGGTTCGACGCCCACCCCGACCTGCACACGTCGTCGTCGTCGCACTCGGGCGCTTTCGGCGGCATGGCGCTCAGCGCCGTCCTGGGCGAGGGTCCGGACGCACTCTCGCTCGCGCCGGGGCTCGTGCCGGCGGAGCGGGTCATCCTGGCGGCGGCCCGCGACTACGACGCGGAGGAGGAGACGCGGGCCGACGAGGTCGGCATCGCCATCCTCGATGCGCCCGAGCTCGAGAGCACGGAGGCGCTCGTCGCCGCGCTGCAGGCGACGCAGGCGACCGCCGTGTACATCCACGTCGACCTGGATGTGCTCGACCCGTCGTCGCTGACCGGGGTCACCGCTCCCGTCCCGTTCGGCCTCACCGTCGCCCAGCTCGTCGCGGCGATCGGCGCTGTGCGCGGCGTCGCGCCGCTCGCCGGTGCGACGATCGCGGGCTTCGCGCCGAGCTCGCCCGCGGCCGCAGGCGACGACCTCGGTGCGATCCTCCGGGTCGTCGGAGCTCTGGCATGA
- a CDS encoding Fe-S oxidoreductase: MSPIPTPPPGWEGRAELAVARGRRFDRSIPRFLLDSPVSRVGYWYGTAVGWIWGTLWSTGRVEKRNGLWVFRGLPGWAFARGGVCVGGCFLTGDANPSDRLLEHEAVHARQWRRYGFLMPVLYLFAGRDPLRNRFEIEAGLEAGNYVPRRRPTSR; encoded by the coding sequence ATGAGTCCCATCCCCACGCCGCCTCCGGGCTGGGAGGGACGCGCCGAGCTCGCCGTCGCCCGCGGTCGGCGGTTCGACCGCAGCATCCCGCGCTTCCTCCTGGACTCCCCCGTCAGCCGCGTCGGCTACTGGTACGGCACGGCGGTGGGCTGGATCTGGGGAACCCTTTGGAGCACGGGTCGGGTCGAGAAGCGCAACGGCCTGTGGGTCTTCCGCGGGCTGCCCGGCTGGGCGTTCGCCCGCGGCGGCGTCTGCGTCGGCGGATGCTTCCTCACCGGCGACGCCAACCCGTCCGACCGGCTGCTGGAGCACGAGGCCGTGCATGCGCGCCAGTGGCGGCGCTACGGGTTCCTCATGCCGGTGCTCTACCTCTTCGCCGGGCGGGACCCGCTGCGCAACCGCTTCGAGATCGAAGCCGGACTCGAAGCGGGGAACTACGTGCCGCGACGGCGCCCGACCTCGCGCTGA
- a CDS encoding SIP domain-containing protein — MTDQTEHNAAACRASRHTRVQHLITADESSLTDLEALLATLPICSTGRVFIEIPDASWHAPITAPARMVVTWLDRSLRSGDPGTGRACAPGQALTRAVTAWADEMLCADDDHTRIHLLGGYLGTADIVDHLTERRGIPASSIHAPSEYNLTNVA, encoded by the coding sequence ATGACCGACCAGACCGAGCACAACGCCGCAGCCTGCCGCGCGTCGCGGCACACGCGGGTCCAGCACCTCATCACGGCCGACGAATCGTCGCTCACCGACCTGGAGGCGCTGCTCGCGACGCTTCCGATCTGCTCGACGGGTCGCGTCTTCATCGAGATCCCGGATGCCTCGTGGCACGCGCCGATCACCGCTCCCGCTCGCATGGTCGTGACGTGGCTCGACCGCTCGCTCCGCAGCGGCGATCCGGGCACGGGCCGGGCGTGCGCCCCCGGTCAGGCGCTCACCCGCGCCGTCACCGCCTGGGCCGACGAGATGCTGTGCGCGGACGACGACCACACGCGCATCCACCTGCTGGGCGGCTACCTCGGCACGGCGGACATCGTCGATCACCTCACCGAGCGCCGTGGCATCCCCGCGTCGTCGATCCACGCGCCCTCCGAGTACAACCTCACGAACGTCGCCTGA